The genomic interval TGAGCTGTTTCAAACGATCTCTTCTTTCCTTGCGAGGATCATATCCCTTGGATTTATCTTGAACTGCTTTCGGATAAGAATTAATAACCAAATCATTCAATTCTGAATGCCTATACTCTACTTTATAGGGCTTTTTTTCAAGATAAGAATCATATGCCTTAGGAAGCTAGAAGAAATAACCTGAACTTTTAGCGATTACGAGCTAACCTAACAGAATCCTAGTTCCTTTTTGCTGAAATGCTTGATCCTGAAGTTGAAGAAACGCTTCAAGTCAAATACGAACAACTCGCACCGTATCTCAACGAAACTAGCAAACGGATATGGGCAGCTGTCGAAGCATTGAGCCTGGGACATGGGGGAGTGACCAGTGTCTATCGTGCAACAGGGTTATCGCTGTGCTCTAATTCATGCTGGAATTCATGAATTAGAGCACAGCGCAACAGAAGCATTTGCCGTTGAGGACGATGGAGCCATATGACGCAAGGGAGGTGGACGAAAACCAGTTACCGAGAATGTCCCAACGGTGTTAGAAGACTTAGAGCAGTTGATTGCCCCTGCGACTCGTGGAGACCCGGAAAGTCCGTTACGATGGACCACCAAAAGCACCCCCCGATTAGCCCAAGAACGATACCTGTCTAGGTGTTATTCAGCCAGGAGATAAAAGTTTTGCCGTTGAAACGTGGGGATGCTTGGGGTCACGGACTCGTGGAGGCGTTTTGGATTTACTTTTCCTGGGTTGCTTGAGAAATCGCTTGAGATTGACCTGGGTTGCCAACTGTTTGAGCAGCGTGGCTAACTCTGCCAGGGGCATAGTGCGGAATGGTTGCCAATACTGGGGCGGAATCGCAATCATCATGCCGCGATAGGTTCCCTGCAGCTCATCAACCATGTAAAAGTCAGACACCGTGGCGGCTATGGTTGCCACTCCGTGTACACTGGCTAAAGCCGCTTTGAGCGTTGCCAGAATGTTGTAAGTCACTAAAGCGAGAGAAAAGCTGAATAAAGCGGCTCTGGGATAGGCTAAAGTCTCAATCTCACACTCGAAATTCTTCGTAACCGTTAAGAATAGTCCTTCCACTTGCCAACGTTCTCGATACAACTCAAGCACAACTGTGGCACTGGCAACGGTAATCGGTAAATTCGTGAGCACGACAATCTGGCAATCTCCATGTCGGGTTGGTTGTGATAAGCGTAAGACAATTCGTCGTAGATGCAACCACTGACCCTCAAACTCAATCTTGACCATCTGCTCAAGCACCTCCCCGGCTTCCATGACAGTGACCAATTGCAACTCGCTTAACGCTTGCCAGGGGAGATTTTGATGTTCTCGAATGACAAAGGTACTGCGCCGTCCGGCAATGCCAGTCAGCATCTCCAATGTACACATATTGCGGTCGGCAATCCACAATTGCCCTGGTGCGACCGTCGCTAACACTTGCCCAAACAATCGTCGTTCCTGGGCATGACCATCTTCACAGGGAAAGATGTCCACCGCCAAACCTAATTCTGGGTCGAGGACAACCAACGATTTCCCTGGTAAGGGAACCGCTGCTACCGAGCGCAGCACTTTCAACCGATGCTCGGTTGCTGCTAACGCATTCCCATCCAGAATCCGCACCCGATACCCTGGCAATAACGCGGCCTGTTGCCCTCCCAGGTGCTCAATCAGTTGGCTCAATTCCCCTGCCGTTTCTCGCAGCAACGCCGCACTCACTCCGATTTCTATGCCATTGAGTTTTTGATAAAAGGCCGCCCGTTCCACACTCAATTCCGTCGCTTTGGCTTTGTAGGCGGCGTTGACTGACGGATGCACCCCACACACCACCAAACTCAACACGTTCACCACCTCTGAAAACAGCAACTCCTGGGTGTACTGCACTTTGGCATAGGTTTCAAACAAGGCATCGAGCCGCTCTGCTTGAAACACATGTTCCATCAGTCCCCGCATCATCACACTGATCGGGCTTTGCTCGATGAAGGCATCAAAGATACTGGCTAACATGCTGGCACCCTCCACGCTGATGCAGACGACTTCTCAACTCTAACCCGGTTGCGCTCAGCACTGGCAACCATCAACCACCGCAAAGGGCTTTACCAGAGACCTTCGCTAATATTTTCTCTCAATCAGGTTTAACACCTAGACAGGTATCGCCACAGAACCCTAAAGAAACTCAGGCGGCGTGAGAGGCAGCAATGCTACTCACTATTGAGCAGAAGTCAGCAGAGGCCATAGTAGCCAAATGCTCATCGTAATGGGTGAGACACGGTGAAGGGCTGAACCTTGGAAAGCAGGGAGGAGTTGCAAAGCTCGGCAGGGCGATGAACCCGAACGGGGGAGCTATTTTGTCGGCGCTTCATTGCACAACCAGCCCTGGATATTCAGTTCTATTGAGCTGATTTGTCTAAACCTTTCTGGGGACGCGCCCCGTGCGGAGCCGCACGCGGGGTGCCGTGGGGACGGGGAGGGAAAACCTCCCTGTTACCCGATTCTGCCGCTGTCAGGATTGTCGCACACCCGCTAAGATTAGTGCGATCGCTTCCTGAGTATGCTGTTCTAACATTGCTTTACTTAAAAGTTTCTTGCCTTGCGGAAACTGCTGAATATTGCCCGCACCAACAAAATAGAACAGGCAAGTTCCCATGATATTGATTGCGGACTGAAACGGATCGAGTTGACGAAACACCCCTGCACTCATACCTTTTTCGAGAATCGCGATCAATGCAGCATCGATGCTGACCGAATCACTGTGCTTGTAGTATTTGCCCTGATTCTGAACGGCTTCATGAAACATGATGGTTGGAAGCTTCGGATTACGAGATACACAGTCAAGTAATGCCCTCAAAAATTTTTCCAACGCAATATCAGGAGACAGATGGTCTAGCTCTAACTTCTGAAGCGTTTGTACAAGATCAGTGTGAGATCGCTGCAAAACTGCTCGGTACAAGCCTTCCTTATCTTTGAAGTAGTAGTAAATCATCGACTTCGCGACTCCGGTTTTGGCTGCGATCGCTTCTGTTCGAGCCGCTGTAAAACCATGTTGGGCGAACTCTTCCTCTGCTGCTGCCAGAATTACAGCTTGCGTCGCTTCCGCGTCTCGAACTGGCTTGACATGTTCTACTTTTTTACTTTTTGGGCGCGTCACAGTATTAAGGGTTCAAGGAATCTACGAGCCAGTATACCCCTTATCGACTGAATAGTCAGTTGACAAAGCTGAAGAAATCTTGTTAGATCGAGGTCAATCAACTGACAAGTCTGGCAATAAAGTGTGGTCATGAACAGAATAATCATTATCGGTGGTGGAATTGGTGGTGCTGCGACCGCACTGGCTCTAAGTCGTGCTGGTTTTGAGCCTGTGGTTTATGAGCGAACCAAAGAGTTGCGAGAAGTTGGGGCAGGGATTGCACTTTGGGCAAACGCCACGCATATCTTGAACAAGTTAGGCTTATTGGAAGAAGCGAAGCAGGTTGGCTATCTCACGACAAACTATCAATTCAATTCTCAGCGCGGCAAAGAGTTGGTGAACGTAGAGATCGATGGCTTTGAGTTACCTGTTGTCGGGATTCATCGGGCTGAGTTGCATCAGCTATTGTGGCGTAATGTTCCCAGTGAGAGATTTATTTTGGGAGAAACCTTTGAGCGATTTGAACGCAAAAATAATCAAGTTCATGCCTATTTTGCTTCAGGTCTGAGCGTTGAGGGAAATGCGTTGATCGGTGCGGATGGGCTGCGATCGCGGGTACGAGCCGCAATTTTAGGGAATGAACCGCCGACGTATCGCGGGTTCAAGACTTGGCGAGGATTAACAGATTATGTTCCGGACGGATATCGTCCTGGCTACATTCAGGAATTTTTAGGCGGTGGCAAAGGTTTTGGCTTCATGATGCTGGGCAAAGGCAAAATGTATTGGTATGCGGCAGCGACCGCGATCGAAGCTCAACCTGATGCTGCAATGGGACGTAAGAAGGAACTTGAGACGATGTATCAAGATTGGTTTCCATTGATTTCTGAGTTGATTACGGCAACGGATGAAGCCAATATTCTGACGACTGATCTGTACGATCGCCCTCCAACCCAACCTTGGAGCCAGCAGAATATTACGCTACTGGGTGATGCTGCTCATCCTATGCTACCGACGATGGGACAAGGAGCCTGTACTGCTTTAGAAGATGCGTATGTCGTTGCGAAATGTCTGAAAGAACAATCTGACCCCATTGCAGCGTTTCAACAATATGAGTCTCTACGATTTCCTCGAACGAAAGCGATCGTTGAGCAGTCTTTGCAGTCTGGCAAGATGGGCGAACTGAGCAATCCCTTAGCAGTTGGACTCCGCAACACCTTTATGAAAGTAATGGGTTCAGCAATTAGCAGCAGCTTTAAATCTCTTCATGCTTACCGAGCTTAGCTACCCACAGATAGCCCGTCAATTACGCCCCAACCTACTAAAACGAAGCGGCAGAACTATATATTCAACGTCGGATCTGTCGTTTAATTCCTATAGCCAGGGTATTAGCCGTTAGAGTTGTCGTCTAACTCCAGGAAAAGGCATATTAGCCGTCAAACGTGCCGTCTAATACTACGGTATCCGTATATTATCGGTCTGGCTTGTCTTCCAGCAGCCAAAAATTAAGGATTTGCACTAAATTTTTGTTGCTGTCTGATGACTGGGGTGGGTAATTGTGATGTCCATCGTTGGAATGTCCGCAGATTACATTTTGTTTGATAGCGGTAAGGATGAGGGATGAAGCCAAACCCTGCCCATCAAAGCTTTCCTGCTTCCCACTTGTCCTAACCAGTCTTCTTACTGCTTACGATCCCGCTATTCTAGGGAAATGAGCTCTGATGAAATTAGGTCTTCATGGCACGGAGTTGAATAATCAAGGCTGCCCAACTCCCCAACCTGAAAAAGTCGGGGAGCTAAATTGGTTTATTTCAGTGCCATTCAAACCAACGCTTGTTTGCCCTATCTTGCGATCGGGCGAAATTTGGCAGTATCGGCTTAGGGCTACAGACTGAACTGATGCAACTAAATGCATGCATGCGATCGTACTCCCATCACCTAACTTGCAGTACTTTGGGTGGGTGTAAGCTGAATCACCAGAGGGTAATCCGATACGTTCAGGGCGATTTGAGTCGGTGTTGCATATTGTCCCGTGGCAGTGGTGGATTGGTTCGGCAGGTAGGTGGTTGCCTGGGCGATCGGGGTGGTCAGGTTCAATGTTACCGCCTGGCTGGTGGCATCCTGATCGGTGCTGGGAACCTCCTGCCAGAGGACTAAATAGAAATCTCCATTGCTCTTTTGCAAGAGGGTATGTTCTACATTTTGAGTGCTGCCGCTGAGGGTGTAATCCAGAGAGCCAGGTGTAAAGGTGGCAGAGGTTTCGGAGGGATCGTTGAGCAAACTGATCAGGTTTTGGAGGGCGGTGAAGGCGGGTTTGGGGGAACCATCGGCACGGAGTAAGCCATAGTTATCTTCGCTGTTGGTGGTGTTCGATCGTTCATCAATTAGTTCATAGGAGAAGGTGCGAACAATGCCCTGGTTATAGTTTTCCAGGAATAGTCGCGGGATATATTTCCC from Kovacikia minuta CCNUW1 carries:
- a CDS encoding TetR/AcrR family transcriptional regulator, whose translation is MTRPKSKKVEHVKPVRDAEATQAVILAAAEEEFAQHGFTAARTEAIAAKTGVAKSMIYYYFKDKEGLYRAVLQRSHTDLVQTLQKLELDHLSPDIALEKFLRALLDCVSRNPKLPTIMFHEAVQNQGKYYKHSDSVSIDAALIAILEKGMSAGVFRQLDPFQSAINIMGTCLFYFVGAGNIQQFPQGKKLLSKAMLEQHTQEAIALILAGVRQS
- a CDS encoding ISAzo13-like element transposase-related protein, with translation MLEDLEQLIAPATRGDPESPLRWTTKSTPRLAQERYLSRCYSARR
- a CDS encoding FAD-dependent monooxygenase, yielding MNRIIIIGGGIGGAATALALSRAGFEPVVYERTKELREVGAGIALWANATHILNKLGLLEEAKQVGYLTTNYQFNSQRGKELVNVEIDGFELPVVGIHRAELHQLLWRNVPSERFILGETFERFERKNNQVHAYFASGLSVEGNALIGADGLRSRVRAAILGNEPPTYRGFKTWRGLTDYVPDGYRPGYIQEFLGGGKGFGFMMLGKGKMYWYAAATAIEAQPDAAMGRKKELETMYQDWFPLISELITATDEANILTTDLYDRPPTQPWSQQNITLLGDAAHPMLPTMGQGACTALEDAYVVAKCLKEQSDPIAAFQQYESLRFPRTKAIVEQSLQSGKMGELSNPLAVGLRNTFMKVMGSAISSSFKSLHAYRA
- a CDS encoding transposase, with the translated sequence MLASIFDAFIEQSPISVMMRGLMEHVFQAERLDALFETYAKVQYTQELLFSEVVNVLSLVVCGVHPSVNAAYKAKATELSVERAAFYQKLNGIEIGVSAALLRETAGELSQLIEHLGGQQAALLPGYRVRILDGNALAATEHRLKVLRSVAAVPLPGKSLVVLDPELGLAVDIFPCEDGHAQERRLFGQVLATVAPGQLWIADRNMCTLEMLTGIAGRRSTFVIREHQNLPWQALSELQLVTVMEAGEVLEQMVKIEFEGQWLHLRRIVLRLSQPTRHGDCQIVVLTNLPITVASATVVLELYRERWQVEGLFLTVTKNFECEIETLAYPRAALFSFSLALVTYNILATLKAALASVHGVATIAATVSDFYMVDELQGTYRGMMIAIPPQYWQPFRTMPLAELATLLKQLATQVNLKRFLKQPRKSKSKTPPRVRDPKHPHVSTAKLLSPG